Proteins from a genomic interval of Bombus affinis isolate iyBomAffi1 chromosome 16, iyBomAffi1.2, whole genome shotgun sequence:
- the LOC126925956 gene encoding activator of 90 kDa heat shock protein ATPase homolog 1: protein MAKWGEGDPRWIVEERPDATNVNNWHWTEKNACAWSQEKIKELFINMKMEGDNVSCIVNEIEKCEGEAMANNRKGKLIFFYEWNIVLKWESNKKSDKKIGGKINIPNLSEENDISEVDIEITLEDSTDEGEAIKHFLHTKGKEFIREKLKKYISSLKEEFAAGMILPKKDDVKENILNITSGFNAKMQMNSTVVSSNNKKELGCKISTTTIKQQQKFQCRAEEFYNVFTTIEMVQAFTKGPVKLEPKKGGKFELFGGNIHGDFTDITPAKIVQKWRCKQWPDGHYSDVTIDIREKNDHTEVSLTQIGVPISEEESTKENWERYYWDAIKRTFGFGYFM from the exons ATGGCTAAGTGGGGTGAAGGAGATCCAAGATGGATCGTTGAAGAAAGGCCTGATGCCACCAATGTAAATAACTGGCACTG GACGGAGAAAAATGCCTGTGCTTGGTCccaagaaaaaataaaagaattatttattaatatgaaGATGGAAGGAGATAATG TTTCCTGTATAGTAAATGAAATAGAAAAGTGTGAAGGTGAGGCAATGGCAAATAATCGAAAaggtaaattaattttcttctatGAATGGAATATTGTATTGAAGTGGGAATCCAACAAAAAATCTGATAAGAAGATTGGGGGTAAAATAAACATTCCAAATCTTTCTGAGGAAAATGATATTTCTGAAGTAGAT ATTGAAATTACTTTAGAAGATAGCACAGATGAAGGTGAAGCAATAAAACATTTCCTGCATACGAAAGGAAAAGAATTTATTAGggagaaattgaaaaaatatatttcttctttaaaagAAG aaTTTGCAGCTGGTATGATTTTACCAAAAAAAGATGATGTGAAAGAAAATATCTTGAATATTACGTCTGGGTTCAATGCAAAA ATGCAAATGAATTCTACTGTAGTTTCatcgaataataaaaaagaattaggATGTAAAATTTCGACAACAACAATTAAACAACAACAGAAGTTTCAATGTAGGGCAGAAGAATTTTACAACGTGTTTACGACAATAGAG ATGGTTCAAGCATTTACGAAGGGACCGGTAAAACTCGAACCGAAGAAGGGaggcaaatttgaattatttggTGGTAATATACATGGTGATTTTACGGACATAACGCCTGCGAAAATTGTTCAAAAATGGCGTTGCAAACAATGGCCTGATGGTCATTATAGTGATGTTACTATCGATATCCGTGAAAAGAATGACCATACTGAAGTTAGTTTGACACAAATAGGAGTACCAATTAG TGAGGAAGAATCTACAAAAGAAAATTGGGAAAGGTATTATTGGGACGCTATAAAACGTACATTTGGATTCGGTTATTTTATGTGA